GCCCGTGCATGTTGTCGAAGGTCAGCTGGAAGCGCTTGTCCACCAGCTTCACGCCGCTCAGGTCAACCGTGCCCTGCAGATGCCCCTGGCCTTCATCCTCGTGCAGCGGCTGCAGCAGGTCGAAGGTCACGTGCGCCGGACCACTGGCGACCAGGTTGTCCAGGGTATCGCCATAGTCCTTGTGCAGCGGGCTCTGTCGCAGCATCGCCAGCAGCTTGGCGGCGTCACTGGGGGCATCGGCGCGCACGTACAGCGGCTGGTGACCGAAGTCCGGAATGCCGGCTTCGAAGGCCTGCACCGCCACCCCGGCCAGATCGCCGCGCCCACGCATGTCGAAGCCGGGGCCGATGAAGGCGATGTCGGCGTCCACCTGGCGCATCAGTGGCCAGTCGTGCTGGAAGCGGATGTCGCCGTTGCTGATGTGGCCGGTGGCCTCGAAGCGGCCATCATTGTTGTCGAACGGCCAGTCATCCAGGTCACCGCTGACCAGGCCGACACCGTTGCGCACCTGCCCACCGGCCAGTGCCATGTCCAGCCAGTCGGTGGCGCCCTTGCTCATCTTGGAGTGGATCCAGAAGCGCTTGGCCGCGGTCATCGGCACATCGTCCAGCTTGGCCGCCAGCTGCAGCCACGGCCGCGTACCGTCGCCCTGGAACCAGACGCCGCCACGCACGTCGGCCGCATAGTCGGTGCCTTCCACGCGCATCGCTGCAGTGCCGATGCGCCAGCCGCCGCCTTCATCGCGCCAACCCACCACCTGGCCCGCCAGGTGCAGGTCATGGCGCACGCCGAAACCGGTTGGCCAGTCGAACTGCAACTGGCGCTGCGGCTGCAGTTGGAGGCTGAAGCCATTGGCATCGCCCTCGAAGCGCCCGCCCAGGCCGCGCAGGCCCGGGGAATGCCCCACGCTGGCAAAGCCCAGCGACGCCAGTTCGCCCTGTGCCCACAACGGGCCATCGCGTTCACCGGCCAGCTGCAGCTCACGCACCTCCAGCTGCGGCCTGGACAGGAACAGCCAATGACGCAGGCCCGGCTCCAGGCGATCACTCAGCGCCAGCGCCCGCAGCGCGGTACCGGCCTGCACATCGCCGGCACTCACCCGCAGCTGTTTGCCGACCTGCACCTGCAGGCCATCGAGCTGTTGTTCGCCGTCTTCCGTCTTCAGACGAAGGCGCGGCACCTGCAGCGCCCAACCATCGGCCTGGCGCTGCCAACGCAGGCGTGCCTGCAAGCGCTGCAGCTGCAACTGCGGCGTCGCCACGTCGGGCATCGGTGCACCGTCGACGCGCACGTCGCGCAGGTCCGAATCGGTGGTCAATGCCACCGGTGCGAAATCGCGCAGGGTCAGCCACAGGTTCAGTTCGCCCTTGCCCTCGCGCAGGCGCACGCCACCGGCCGCCAGCAGGGGCGACCAGGCATGGAAATCGACAGGATCGGCACCCAGCCAGGCCTGGCCGTTGCCGCGCCCGCGGTCCACGTCCAGCACCGCGGTCAGTGGCAGGGCATCGGTCTGCGCCCAGGCGCGCACGCCCACACGCAGGCGGTCGCCGTTGACGCGCAGGCGCAGATCGATGCGCGGCAGCGTGGTGTCGATGCCCAGCGCCGGCGCATGCACGCCCAGACGGCCTTCGATCACCTGCAGCTCGCCCAACCGGCGCAGCGCATCCAGCGGATCGCCACCGGCATCGGACTGCGGCAGGCCACGCACCGACCAGCGGCCGTCCTCGCCCTGCTGCAGGTCCAGCGCCAGCCCGCGCAGGCGCAGTTCGGTCAGCGAGCGGCCGGGCAGCAGGCCGCTGTACATCGACACCAGCACTTCGGCCTCGCCGATCGCCAGGCCCTGCCCCGCGCCGATGCGCAGGCCCTTCAGCTGCAGCAGCGGGCCACGACGGGTCCACGCGGTCTGCAGCTGGTCGAAACGCACCGGCTGGCCGGCACGCTCACTCAGCCAGGCGGCAATCCTGTCGGGATGGCGCTCGGCCAGCGGCAGCAGCTGGCTGAGCGAGCCCACCAGCAGTGCAAGCCCGACCAGGCCCACCGCGCAGGCGGAAATGAAATGACGGCGGATCCTTCGCAGTCGCAGGCGCGGCGGCGCGCTCATCGGCCACCGCCGGCCTGCAGCCGGCGAGGATCAGAGCAGAACCACATCGAACTGCTCCTGCAGGTACTGCTCGTCCGCCTGGAAGCGGATGCTCTTGCCAAGGAATTCCTCCAGCTCGGCCACCGCCGCGGATTCCTCGTCGGTGATGCGCGCCACGACCTTGGTCGAGGCGATCACCAGAAGGCGCGCGGCATCGAACTGGCGCACGGCACGGGTGATCTCGCGGAAGATTTCATAGGTCACCGTCTCGGCGGTCTTGATGCTGCCGCGGCCGCTGCACTGCGGGCAGGTTTCCGACAGCTGGCGCTCCAGGCTTTCCACCGTGCGCTTGCGGGTCATTTCCACCAGGCCCAGCGGCGAGAAGTCGTACACGGTGGTCTTGGCATGGTCGCGGGCCAGCGCCTTTTCCAGCGTACGCAGCACTTGGCGGCGATGCTCGGCATCGTCCATGTCGATGAAGTCGATGATGATGATGCCGCCCAGGTTGCGCAGCCGCAGTTGGCGCGCCACGGCCTGCGCCGCTTCCAGGTTGGTGCGGAACACCGTCTCTTCCAGGTTGCGCTGGCCGAGAAACGAACCGGTGTTGACGTCGATGGTGGTCATCGCCTCGGTCTGGTCGATCACCAGGTAGCCACCGGACTTCAGTGGTACCTGCTTGTCCAGCGCGCGGCCGATCTCATCCTCCACCCCGAACATGTCGAAGATAGGACGATCGCCGGAATACAGCTCGATCTTCTCGGCCAGCACCGGCATGTACTTGGCGACGAAGGCCTGCAGCTGGGCGAAGGTCTCCTTCGAATCCACCTTCACCTTGTCAACGTCCTTGCGGATGAGATCGCGC
This genomic interval from Stenotrophomonas sp. 57 contains the following:
- a CDS encoding YhdP family protein, which produces MSAPPRLRLRRIRRHFISACAVGLVGLALLVGSLSQLLPLAERHPDRIAAWLSERAGQPVRFDQLQTAWTRRGPLLQLKGLRIGAGQGLAIGEAEVLVSMYSGLLPGRSLTELRLRGLALDLQQGEDGRWSVRGLPQSDAGGDPLDALRRLGELQVIEGRLGVHAPALGIDTTLPRIDLRLRVNGDRLRVGVRAWAQTDALPLTAVLDVDRGRGNGQAWLGADPVDFHAWSPLLAAGGVRLREGKGELNLWLTLRDFAPVALTTDSDLRDVRVDGAPMPDVATPQLQLQRLQARLRWQRQADGWALQVPRLRLKTEDGEQQLDGLQVQVGKQLRVSAGDVQAGTALRALALSDRLEPGLRHWLFLSRPQLEVRELQLAGERDGPLWAQGELASLGFASVGHSPGLRGLGGRFEGDANGFSLQLQPQRQLQFDWPTGFGVRHDLHLAGQVVGWRDEGGGWRIGTAAMRVEGTDYAADVRGGVWFQGDGTRPWLQLAAKLDDVPMTAAKRFWIHSKMSKGATDWLDMALAGGQVRNGVGLVSGDLDDWPFDNNDGRFEATGHISNGDIRFQHDWPLMRQVDADIAFIGPGFDMRGRGDLAGVAVQAFEAGIPDFGHQPLYVRADAPSDAAKLLAMLRQSPLHKDYGDTLDNLVASGPAHVTFDLLQPLHEDEGQGHLQGTVDLSGVKLVDKRFQLTFDNMHGQARYSNGGFGAEDLAVRHLGQDGRLSLRAGGYVHDSKLAFESQLTARLDAGVLIDRAPEMAWLKPYIAGTSPWTIAVNLPKAAPGAPAPPSELRLSSDLVGTRLDLPAPLDKPAGEPLATTVAAQLPMGAGRIDVAFGQRLALAARSHNNQTGVQVTLGSDHVDREPPPSGLSVDGRSPTLDALEWIGLARGGNDDDGMPLRAVDVQVGKLMLIGGVFEQTRLQLQPGPQALDVRLDGPSLAGRLTVPNAEGGTISGQLDRVHWQSLPPAPGAAAPARVQAGANDMDPAKLPPFALDIADLQFGKVVLGQAVLRTRPLANGLNVDELRFRAPDQEIDISGRWLGRTGGARTELTAQVRSEDLGGLMQNLDYGGQLRGGSGQAQLQASWSGGPSDFQLANLQGRLDLHARNGQLLELEPGAGRVLGLLSVAQLPRRLMFDFRDFFSKGFAFNQVDGSVQFGQGVARTDKVLIEGPAANITIRGQADLRNQQFDQTIDVNPRAGNLLTVVGAVAGGPVGAALGAATNAVLSKPLGEIGARTYKVTGPWKEPKVEVIERSRDKTPPAPTPAPAVPPTVTDLPRSRSR
- the rng gene encoding ribonuclease G; protein product: MSEEILVNVTPRETRVAVIENGMLQELHIERGWRRGVVGNIYKGKVQRVMPGMQAAFVEVGLERAAFLHANDVVRPAPVASADTENTTLPPPASVPIVELLRDGQDIVVQVVKDPIGTKGARLTTQISIPSRYMVLLPQSKVVGVSARIEDETERARLKALVTELSAQHGGYGYIVRTNAEGQPAEAIAEDIAYLSRVWNVVERRGREAPSCSNIYEDLSLPLRSVRDLIRKDVDKVKVDSKETFAQLQAFVAKYMPVLAEKIELYSGDRPIFDMFGVEDEIGRALDKQVPLKSGGYLVIDQTEAMTTIDVNTGSFLGQRNLEETVFRTNLEAAQAVARQLRLRNLGGIIIIDFIDMDDAEHRRQVLRTLEKALARDHAKTTVYDFSPLGLVEMTRKRTVESLERQLSETCPQCSGRGSIKTAETVTYEIFREITRAVRQFDAARLLVIASTKVVARITDEESAAVAELEEFLGKSIRFQADEQYLQEQFDVVLL